The following proteins are co-located in the Candida dubliniensis CD36 chromosome 3, complete sequence genome:
- a CDS encoding R3H single-stranded nucleic acid binding protein, putative (Similar to S. cerevisiae RBS1) produces the protein MPNQNSTVPAQGSDKTHTAIPSSLLTALSKQQDKLYILHLEKDLIKFIKNSVLGNIKQPEYIIQAQYLKNSYYRLLSHQLCQYYNLQHWNNTFNEIIVTPIPDFDYQQFIKAIESSDNNQGDFIKIASVAHKYKSENATTSATTNADAQEQLNKSAPIKKLMVRKIINKPPMSDPASGQTPGTPESEVSDLTKELDESKLISEDTGSSTPISESSENTTNNIESQRASKEALYMKLREEIFENNNEEEEEEEEEEEDDDDDDNEYGTIDPQENNNRGYKTHNNFNKGRNHGNYSGYKTTPYQQQQLQPHPPMYNTIPIPVPYQFNPNSQGPPIPGMVYSPYYQPMMYGYPPNYTGANNNNVVPTPKYDKETERRILNNPYIILPDDTKNGKSNNYSNKHTKHKKQFANTNT, from the coding sequence ATGCCAAACCAAAATTCAACAGTGCCAGCTCAGGGTCTGGACAAAACCCACACGGCGATCCCATCTTCACTTCTTACCGCCCTTTCAAAACAACAGGATAAGCTTTATATATTGCACTTGGAGAAAGACTTGATAAAGTTCATCAAGAATTCTGTGTTGGGGAATATAAAACAACCTGAGTATATTATTCAAGCCCAATATTTGAAGAATAGTTATTACAGATTATTGAGTCATCAATTATGTCAATATTACAATTTACAGCATTGGAACAACACttttaatgaaataatCGTCACACCCATCCCAGATTTTGATTATCAACAGTTTATCAAGGCAATCGAAAGTTCAGATAACAATCAAGGagattttatcaaaatcgCCAGTGTCGCccataaatataaatcGGAAAATGCAACCACCAGTGCAACCACCAACGCTGATGCCCAAGAACAACTAAATAAATCAGCCCCAATAAAGAAACTAATGGTTAGAaagattatcaataaaCCACCTATGAGTGATCCAGCATCAGGACAAACACCAGGTACACCTGAAAGTGAGGTCAGTGATCTAACGAAAGAACTAGATGAAAGTAAATTGATACTGGAAGACACGGGTCTGAGCACACCGATTTCTGAATCTTCAGAGAACACTACTAATAATATCGAGTCTCAAAGGGCGTCGAAAGAAGCACTATACATGAAACTAAGGGAAGagatatttgaaaataataacgaagaagaggaggaggaagaagaagaagaagaggacgatgatgatgatgacaatGAATATGGTACAATCGATCCTCAAGAAAATAACAATCGAGGTTATAAAACTCataacaatttcaataagGGACGAAATCATGGTAATTACAGTGGCTACAAGACCACTccatatcaacaacaacaactacaaccTCACCCACCTATGTATAACACTATACCGATACCGGTTCCTTATCAATTTAATCCAAATTCACAGGGGCCACCAATTCCAGGGATGGTTTACAGTCCTTACTATCAACCAATGATGTATGGGTATCCACCAAACTATACTGGAgccaacaacaataatgtTGTTCCAACTCCTAAATACGACAAGGAAACTGAGAGAAGAATATTGAATAATCCTTATATCATATTACCGGATGACACTAAGAATGGTAAAAGTAACAACTATAGTAACAAACATACTAAACATAAGAAGCAATTTGCCAATACTAATACATGA
- a CDS encoding ADP-ribosylation factor, putative (Similar to S. cerevisiae ARF2;~In S. cerevisiae: involved in regulation of coated formation vesicles in intracellular trafficking within the Golgi) produces MGLSFSKLFANLFGNKEMRILMVGLDAAGKTTILYKLKLGEIVTTIPTIGFNVETVEYKNISFTVWDVGGQDKIRPLWRYYFQNTQGIIFVVDSNDRDRIAEAREELQQMLNEDELRDALLLVFANKQDLPNAMNAAEITEKLGLHSIRQRPWYIQATCATTGDGLYEGLEWLSTNLKNSS; encoded by the coding sequence ATGGGTTTAtcattttccaaattattTGCTAATCTCTTTGGTAACAAAGAAATGAGAATTTTAATGGTTGGTTTAGATGCTGCTGGTAAAACCACTATATTATATAAGTTGAAATTGGGTGAAATTGTCACCACTATTCCAACCATTGGTTTCAATGTTGAAACCGTTGAATACAAGAATATTTCATTCACCGTATGGGATGTCGGTGGTCAAGACAAAATCAGACCATTATGGAGATATTATTTCCAAAACACTCAAGGTATCATTTTCGTGGTTGATTCCAACGATAGAGATCGTATCGCTGAAGCTAGAGAAGAATTACAACAAATGTTGAATGAAGACGAATTAAGAGATGCATTGTTATTAGTGTTTGCTAACAAACAAGATTTGCCAAATGCTATGAACGCCGCTGAAATAACTGAAAAATTAGGTTTACATTCAATCAGACAAAGACCATGGTACATCCAAGCTACTTGTGCCACTACTGGGGATGGTTTATATGAAGGTTTGGAATGGTTATCTACAAACTTGAAAAACTCTTCATAA
- a CDS encoding Rho GDP-dissociation inhibitor, putative (Similar to S. cerevisiae RDI1;~In S. cerevisiae: involved in the localization and regulation of Cdc42p), protein MSKPNIDDDLVPEKVEGYTVGEKKTIDEYKNLDAEDESLAKWKASLGLTADTKPYPVKPGDNRKVVVTELALEFPEQPDLQPIRINLEDSDGNTIVDKEIKFNIKEKSIYQLVVKFRVQHEIITGLKYLHSVKRGGIRVEKVEEPLGSYAPNTIDKPFYERKFAEVEAPSGMIARGTYSAISKFIDDDDNVHLTVPWSFSITK, encoded by the coding sequence atgTCTAAGCCTAACATTGATGACGATTTAGTTCCTGAAAAAGTAGAAGGATACACTGTTGGGGagaagaaaacaattgatgaataCAAAAACTTAGATGCTGAAGATGAAAGTTTAGCTAAATGGAAAGCATCATTAGGATTAACTGCTGATACCAAACCATATCCAGTTAAACCAGGCGACAATAGaaaagttgttgttactgAGTTGGCCTTGGAATTTCCTGAACAACCAGATTTACAACCaattagaatcaatttAGAAGATAGTGATGGGAACactattgttgataaagaaataaaattcaatattaaagaaaaatcaatttatcaattagtTGTTAAATTTAGAGTTCAACATGAAATTATTACTGGGTTGAAATATTTACATCTGGTCAAACGTGGTGGCATAAGAgttgaaaaagttgaagAACCATTAGGATCTTATGCTCCAAACACTATTGATAAACCATTTtatgaaagaaaatttgCTGAAGTTGAAGCACCAAGTGGTATGATTGCAAGAGGTACCTACAGTGCAATCAGTAAATtcattgatgatgatgataatgtgCATTTAACAGTTCCTTGGAGTTTTTCCATTACTAAATAG
- a CDS encoding glucose sensor, putative (Similar to S. cerevisiae SNF3) gives MKNLSVFPFLTRIMYDASVEDEYYRQMRQKSSSISAFKVGLVAAMGGFLYGYDTGLINDLLEMEYVYTHFPSNNKSFTSHERSILVAILSLGTFIGALIAPLASDRYGRRFSIMMSSGLIFTIGNILQIASASIALMCVGRFVSGVSVGILSAIVPLYQAEVSPKWSRGSVVFTYQWSITAGLLVSSAVCQGTRKINNSGSYRIPIGLQFLWAFILFFGMYFLPESPRYYVQKENLQSALDSLCKLRKLPPDDDDLIEELVDIKANYDYELSYGKTTVLDCFKSGGGRHKQGLRMLTGIGVQFFQQCSGINFIFYYGVNFFSSTGIDNYYIMSFITYLVNVIFTVPGIMMIDVVGRRPLLFWGGVGMAVCNFIIAIAGVSVKNNEINGILCVSFACVFIVFFASTWGGCTWALCSDIYGISIRQKAVALTAATNWLVNFIFAYITPYLIDTGQHTAAIGSKIFFIWGSFNACGAIFVFFTVYETKGLKLEEVDYMYVHCANARVSTKFISTKIDFAHLDENYDPIPMTQLPDSTSSNEMYHDKGSDEYSSPQQQQQQNRSQQPLYNGDDQNNLTIIPYDNSSTISSVNSIEERRDSIPSTNGLSFTSSSQSHPHSNSQSQSHSQSATYRSKSHNSTISNDYQSYLESIQREYSQHYQNSSAMIKQLSRNSRNNGSDQEENHEPIQKQETINVPLNINNINQINNIPTTVIATPFFDHPPSDSDSSDEDEEGEEQQEEEEDGKSSDIGNVK, from the coding sequence atgaaaaatttatctGTGTTTCCATTTTTAACACGTATAATGTACGATGCTTCAGTGGAAGACGAATATTATCGTCAAATGAGACAGAAATCATCCTCGATATCGGCATTCAAAGTAGGGTTAGTGGCAGCCATGGGTGGGTTTCTTTATGGGTACGATACTGGTTTAATCAATGACCTATTAGAAATGGAATATGTTTACACACATTTCCccagcaacaacaaaagttTCACTTCTCATGAACGATCTATTCTTGTGGCAATTTTATCTTTAGGTACTTTTATTGGTGCATTGATTGCACCTTTGGCATCCGACAGATATGGCAGAAGATTTTCTATTATGATGTCATCAGGGCTAATATTCACTATTGGGAACATTCTACAAATTGCATCGGCCAGCATTGCTCTAATGTGTGTGGGGAGATTTGTTTCTGGGGTATCAGTAGGGATTCTTTCTGCTATTGTTCCATTATATCAAGCTGAAGTGTCGCCGAAATGGCTGAGAGGTTCAGTGGTGTTTACTTATCAATGGAGTATAACAGCCGGACTTTTAGTTTCGAGTGCTGTATGTCAAGGCACCAggaaaataaataattcagGATCATATCGAATACCTATAGGCTTGCAATTTTTATGGgcatttattttatttttcgGAATGTATTTTCTACCGGAATCCCCACGGTATTATGTTcaaaaagagaatttaCAACTGGCATTGGATTCATTATGTAAATTACGGAAATTACCGCCTGATGACGATGATCTAATAGAAGAATTGGTTGATATAAAAGCtaattatgattatgaattGTCTTATGGGAAAACAACGGTTTTGGATTGTTTTAAAAGTGGAGGTGGTCGACATAAACAAGGTTTAAGGATGCTAACTGGTATTGGTGTCcaatttttccaacaaTGTTCGGGgataaattttattttttattatggagtcaattttttttcatctaCAGGGATagataattattatatcaTGTCATTCATTACTTATTTGGTCAATGTTATTTTCACAGTACCTGGGATCATGATGATTGATGTCGTTGGTAGACGACCGTTGTTGTTCTGGGGAGGAGTTGGAATGGCAGTGtgtaatttcattattgcTATTGCTGGTGTTAGTGTCaagaataatgaaattaatggGATTTTATGTGTTTCATTTGCTTGTGTAtttattgtattttttGCCAGTACTTGGGGTGGTTGTACTTGGGCCCTTTGTTCAGATATATATGGTATATCTATTAGACAAAAAGCAGTTGCCCTAACTGCAGCGACAAATTGGCTCgtcaatttcatttttgcATATATTACTCcatatttgattgatacTGGTCAACACACTGCTGCTATTGGTAGTaagatttttttcatttgggGTAGTTTTAATGCTTGTGGAGCCATATTTGTCTTTTTCACAGTTTATGAAACTAAAGGATTAAAATTAGAAGAAGTTGATTATATGTATGTTCATTGTGCTAATGCTAGAGTTTCTACTAAATTCATATCTACCAAAATCGACTTTGCTCATTTGGATGAAAATTATGATCCAATACCAATGACACAATTACCAGATTCAACATCATCTAATGAAATGTATCACGATAAAGGATCAGATGAATATTCATCACctcaacaacagcaacaacaaaatcgTCTGCAACAGCCTTTGTATAATGGTGATGATCAGAATAATTTGACTATAATTCCATATGACAACTCCCTGACAATATCTAGTGTCAATTCTATTGAAGAAAGGCGAGATTCCATCCCATCAACTAACGGGTTATCTTtcacatcatcatcacaaTCACATCCACATTCAAATTCACAGTCACAATCACATTCACAGTCAGCAACGTATCGATCGAAAAGTCATAATTCAACGATATCCAATGATTATCAACTGTATTTAGAGTCGATCCAACGAGAATATTCTCAACATTATCAGAATTCTTCAGCAATGATAAAACAATTATCTCGAAATAGTCGTAATAATGGTTCtgatcaagaagaaaatcatGAACCGAtacaaaaacaagaaaccATTAATGTTCCAttgaatatcaataatattaaccaaatcaataacATCCCCACTACAGTAATAGCAACACCATTTTTCGATCATCCTCCAAGTGATTCAGATTCAagtgatgaagatgaagaggGGGAAGAACagcaagaagaagaagaagatggaAAATCAAGTGATATTGGAAATGTTAAATAA
- a CDS encoding 60S ribosomal protein L35 (Similar to S. cerevisiae RPL35A/RPL35B;~In S. cerevisiae: Rpl35A and Rpl35B proteins are identical;~spliced gene), with protein sequence MAGVKTFELRTKSKEQLESQLVELKQELATLKVQKLQRPSLPRIHTVRKNIARVLTVINLNQRENVRAFYAGKKYIPKDLRAKKTRALRRKLTKFEASKETEKARKQRIAFPQRKFAIKA encoded by the exons ATG GCCGGTGTTAAAACTTTCGAATTAAGAACTAAATCTAAGGAACAATTAGAATCTCAATTGgttgaattgaaacaagaattggCCACTTTAAAAGTTCAAAAATTACAAAGACCAAGTTTACCAAGAATTCATACTGTTCGTAAAAACATTGCTAGAGTATTGACTGTTATTAACTTGAATCAAAGAGAAAATGTTCGTGCCTTTTATGCTggtaaaaaatatattccaAAAGATTTGAGAGCTAAAAAAACTAGAGCTTtaagaagaaaattaaCTAAATTTGAAGCTTCTAAAGAAACTGAAAAGGCtagaaaacaaagaattgCTTTTCCACAAAGAAAATTTGCTATTAAAGCTTAA
- a CDS encoding undecaprenyl pyrophosphate synthetase, putative (Similar to S. cerevisiae NUS1;~In S. cerevisiae: required for cell viability; involved in protein trafficking), whose protein sequence is MSCKKKKYVSTLLSIEIIKFIKTFPPTAANMNVTSPKISENVRLRNNGNTQLKNITREMNNNDNESNEDSETKAPPNSYRIYNIFTIILALFRSMIKTTSKTTNSVLQMSMFYINHFILLSLFFMIAIYKNFQYLYRRVYLKYLAVTYYPSKSPQVIREDINKLEKIPKIVSCILDLQDDEDENGGKDGLINSISELTAWSMSAGLTKLIIYEFTGALIENSGCIVDLRKYITKTLVLYFGTEAIPTFSIRVPHKNLIIYSDNHIEGNTVDLEIDLISRIDGKPTLVELTKTMSELAVNRELSIRDITIDLIDEELHELVGPEPDLLISFAPSLNLEDYPPWHIRLSEIYWEPDNKDVNYAVFLRGLQQFSNCKINIGK, encoded by the coding sequence ATGagttgtaaaaaaaaaaaatatgtttCAACTCTTTTGAGTATAGAGATCATTAAGTTTATCAAAACCTTTCCCCCCACAGCGGCTAACATGAATGTAACTTCACCCAAGATATCTGAAAATGTTCGGTTACGTAACAATGGAAACACTCAATTAAAGAACATAACTCGTGAGATGAATAATAACGACaatgaatcaaatgaaGATTCAGAGACCAAGGCACCGCCAAATTCTTATCGTATATATAACATCTTTACTATAATTTTGGCGTTATTCCGTAGTATGATCAAAACTACTAGTAAAACCACTAACTCAGTGTTGCAAATGTCGATGTTTTATATTAATCATTTTATCCTACTAAGTTTATTCTTTATGATTGCCATATATAAGAATTTCCAATATCTTTATCGCCGAgtttatttgaaatatttggcCGTCACTTATTATCCAAGCAAGTCACCGCAAGTGATTAGGGAGGacattaataaattggaaaaaatcCCCAAAATTGTTAGTTGTATATTAGATTTacaagatgatgaagacgAAAATGGTGGTAAAGATGgattaatcaattcaattagTGAGTTGACAGCATGGTCAATGAGTGCAGGGTTAaccaaattgattatttatgAATTCACTGGAGCATTAATAGAAAATAGTGGttgtattgttgatttgCGTAAGTATATCACGAAAACATTGGTGTTATATTTCGGAACAGAAGCAATTCCAACATTTTCCATTAGAGTCCCACATAAGAATTTGATCATCTATAGTGACAACCATATCGAAGGTAATACAGTCGATTTAGAGATTGACTTAATCAGTCGTATTGATGGGAAGCCGACATTGGTGGAATTGACTAAAACTATGAGTGAGTTAGCTGTCAATCGAGAATTACTGATAAGAGATATCAccattgatttgattgacGAAGAATTGCATGAACTAGTGGGACCAGAACCCGATCTATTAATTAGCTTTGCCCCATCGTTGAATTTGGAAGATTATCCGCCGTGGCATATTAGGTTAAGTGAAATATATTGGGAACCAGATAACAAGGATGTTAATTATGCAGTTTTTCTCCGGGGCTTGCAAcaattttccaattgtaAAATCAACATAGGGAAATAA
- a CDS encoding ubiquitin conjugation factor, putative (Similar to S. cerevisiae UFD2;~In S. cerevisiae: ubiquitin chain assembly factor (E4) that cooperates with a ubiquitin-activating enzyme (E1), a ubiquitin-conjugating enzyme (E2), and a ubiquitin protein ligase (E3) to conjugate ubiquitin to substrates): protein MSSADDVRAKRLAKLASSANTNSNRQQSPTVETSTTNVATTNVASKDNNSETEKTTTAPKPISEPPTKPTVSDRTPVDQTLPKEDQISSWIRLELEYIFHATTVKSSDNSKGLIFLPDLAYNVNDTNVKLNEDHIESIFMEILTELGVPKQYKTPMEYLYTVYHIAFKTKRTLPVKSTFYEDKMAILNRIISLVTAYGNMSFQMPDMFVNNDLRKSLDLFIDRFGDLSSFLSDIIQVSIEEESLSELMSLFFTYLSTRLYQANLNERKYLNYISVFQFLVSIKPVAAIFSQIDGFQPPDKTKALDYEHRTLLGPLLRISPLLDNMASFYFGQETSTMTPLQIDNLYGSMQTEYKVVIDHLFTIIDKLIRGSTKTREDLLQWLGSLINLSHLRRGSHADFRKLPSDGIMYNISVILIRLSLPFLDYPTFSKIDKIDVDYFLKSDLIDIKEESRVNSTIEESNEYYAKRKQETSSDNLTPPNFISDCFNLTLAYLHYGVGGIFVKHDRLKRQLDQMEQRLEAIESESSMPNPMMQQLMRRELPGLKNAIINMRASRHVIKAIFSDRNHQLEIFDFVVGATTFITRLIDPQHKYPQVKLSIPIFKISSVSQLDDHDFLKTKTPEPWKYYPEFILEGIINYCKFSTKFIGCPLVSNEDKLNVFVEFSTILLRCPELIGNPHMKANLVELLFMGALPMQNGSPGFISNIFNGNQLVMDNLLYSLLDFYVMVEKTGASSQFYDKFNSRYYISVILEELWQNPRYRSQLTDYSKNNVDFFIRFIARMLNDTTYLLDETFNLLNSIHDYQQEIKKRESGGEENESMGTNEELANHLEEDELRVKSYMGLSNKTMELFKLFTKEVPRGFVLPEIVDRLAGMLDYNLSILVGPRCSNLKVAEPEKYQFEPKKILSDLCEIYVNLSAQPEFVTAVARDGRSFNVVYFQKAEKILTTRTFIKNEIINGLIEFANRAEKARLDEETEELELGEIPDEFLDPLMFTLMEDPVILPSSRISIDRSTIKAHLLSDATDPFNRVPLKLEDVIDDVELKQKIQDFKQEKKNLQKQNSNVDQEEEDVVMKE from the coding sequence ATGTCGAGTGCAGATGATGTAAGAGCTAAAAGATTGGCAAAGTTAGCAAGTTCTGCAAACACCAATTCAAATCGCCAACAATCGCCGACCGTGGAAACTTCAACGACCAATGTTGCCACCACCAATGTTGCCAGCAAAGACAACAATTCAGAAACtgaaaaaacaacaaccgCACCTAAACCAATACTGGAACCTCCCACTAAACCAACCGTGTCTGATCGTACTCCTGTAGATCAAACATTACCGAAAGAAGATCAAATTTCATCATGGATTAGATTGGAATTGGAATACATATTTCACGCAACAACAGTAAAACTGTCCGATAATTCCAAGggattgatttttttacCTGATTTGGCCTATAATGTAAATGACACTAAtgttaaattaaatgaagatCACATTGAATCGATTTTTATGGAAATTTTAACTGAATTGGGTGTTCcaaaacaatacaaaacaCCAATGGAATATTTGTACACAGTTTACCACATTGCATTCAAAACTAAAAGAACACTTCCTGTGAAATCTACATTCTATGAAGATAAGATGGCAATTCTAAATAGGATCATTAGCCTTGTGACTGCTTATGGTAATATGAGTTTCCAAATGCCAGACATGTTTGTTAATAATGATCTACGTAAATCActtgatttgtttattgaCAGATTTGGTGATTTATCGTCATTTTTGAGTGATATTATTCAAGTCAGtatagaagaagaatcatTGCTGGAATTGATGAGTTTGTTTTTCACATATTTGAGTACTCGATTATATCAAGcaaatttaaatgaaaggaaatatttgaattatatctctgttttccaatttttggtttctATTAAACCTGTTGCAGCTATTTTTTCACAAATTGACGGGTTTCAACCTCCAGACAAAACCAAGGCTTTGGATTATGAACATAGAACATTGTTGGGTCCATTATTAAGGATTTCTCCATTGTTAGATAATATGGCtagtttttattttggtCAAGAAACTAGCACTATGACACCATTACAAATCGATAATCTTTATGGGTCAATGCAAACAGAATATAAGGTGGTCATTGATCATTTGTTTACCATAATTGATAAGTTAATCAGAGGCTCAACCAAAACCAGAGAAGACTTGTTACAGTGGTTAGGTAGTTTAATCAACTTGAGTCATTTAAGAAGAGGTAGTCATGCTGATTTCAGAAAATTGCCTAGTGACGGGATAATGTATAATATATCGGTTATTTTGATCAGATTAAGTTTACCATTTTTAGATTATCCAACGTTTAGTAAAATCGATAAAATCGatgttgattattttttgaaaagtGATTTAATTGACATCAAAGAAGAATCTCGAGTGAATTCCACTATTGAAGAATCAAATGAATACTatgcaaaaagaaaacaggAAACTTCAAGTGATAATTTAACTCCTCCTAATTTTATATCTGATTGTTTCAACTTAACTTTAGCTTATTTGCATTatggtgttggtggtaTTTTTGTCAAGCATGATCGTTTAAAACGTCAACTTGACCAAATGGAGCAAAGACTTGAAGCTATTGAATCTGAAAGTTCAATGCCTAATCCGATGATGCAACAATTGATGAGAAGGGAATTGCCAGGTTTAAAAAATGCCATTATCAATATGAGAGCTTCAAGGCATGTCATTAAAGCTATTTTTAGTGATCGTAATCACCAATTGGAaatctttgattttgttgttggtgctACCACCTTCATTACGAGATTAATTGATCCACAACACAAATATCCTCAAGTTAAACTTTCTATACCAATTTTCAAGATTTCTAGTGTTTCTCAGTTGGATGATcatgattttttgaaaacgAAAACACCAGAACCTTGGAAGTATTATCCTGAATTTATATTAGAAggtattattaattattgtaAATTCTCCACTAAATTTATTGGATGTCCTTTGGTTTCTAATGAGgataaattaaatgttTTCGTTGAATTTCTGACAATTTTGTTGAGATGTCCCGAATTAATTGGTAATCCTCATATGAAGGCAAATTTGGTTGAGTTGTTATTTATGGGAGCTTTGCCTATGCAAAATGGATCACCAGGTTTTATTTCCAATATTTTCAACGGTAACCAATTAGTAATGGATAACCTTTTGTACTCTTTACTTGATTTTTATGTCATGGTAGAGAAAACGGGGGCATCATCTCAATTCTAtgataaattcaatagTCGTTATTATATCTCGGTGATATTGGAAGAATTATGGCAGAATCCCCGTTATCGTTCTCAATTAACTGATTATTCCAAGAAcaatgttgattttttcattcgATTTATTGCTCGGATGTTGAATGATACTACATATTTGTTGGATGAAACgtttaatttgttgaattccATTCATGATTATCAacaagaaatcaaaaaaaggGAATCCGGAGgtgaagaaaatgaaagtaTGGGTAcaaatgaagaattagCCAATCATttggaagaagatgaaCTTCGAGTTAAATCTTATATGGGGttatcaaataaaacaatggaattattcaaattatttacTAAAGAGGTTCCACGAGGGTTTGTTTTAcctgaaattgttgatcgATTAGCTGGTATGTTGgattataatttatcaatattggTAGGTCCAAGATgttcaaatttaaaagtTGCTGAACCagaaaaatatcaatttgaacctaaaaaaatattgagTGATTTATGTGAAATATATGTTAATTTATCAGCTCAACCAGAATTTGTTACTGCTGTTGCTAGAGATGGTCGATCATTCAATGTTGTTTATTTCCAAAAAGCCGAGAAAATCTTGACTACAAGaacatttattaaaaatgaaatcatTAATGGATTGATTGAATTCGCCAATAGGGCAGAAAAGGCTCGATTGGATGAAGAGACTGAAGAACTTGAATTGGGTGAAATACCTGATGAGTTCTTAGATCCATTGATGTTTACATTGATGGAAGATCCAGTCATTTTGCCATCGTCTAGAATCAGTATTGATAGGTCGACTATCAAAGCGCATTTGTTAAGTGATGCTACTGATCCATTCAATCGTGTACCATTAAAACTTGAAGATGTGATTGATGATGtggaattgaaacaaaaaatccAAGATttcaaacaagaaaagaaaaacttaCAAAAACAGAATAGTAATGTTgatcaagaagaagaagatgtaGTCATGAAAGAATAA